The DNA window GTCTGGGCCCAGTCGTTCTGGGATGGCAATGGGCTCCTTACGCACATAGGTCTTATTGATTTCAGCCTTGTGAGCCTCTTCAAAaaactctctcttctctctgacagataCAGATGACGGCTCTGAAATATCTGCCGCTTCAACGAGATCTGGGTCATTTAGACTCCAAGGCATGCAGGTCTCTGGCTCACTTTGTATTTCTGAAGTGCGTGCTTGATCTTCTACATATTCCTCCCTGGACAAAATCTTTCTTGTTTCAGTCGATGTCCCGGAGGCCTCCGCGAGTTGTGACTCGATTTTAATTTGCCGATGGAATGAAGCAGGCGACTCCACAATCTCCGATTTCTTCTCTGAGATTTGCTGGGGAAGCAGCGGCGGCGGGGTGACGCCACGCGAGAGCTTGGCTGTCGTGTCTTTGAGCCGAGCCAGATTCTCGGCTCTGTCAAAAGTTGGAGAGGGTGTGATTCTCGTGAGGCGTGATGTCGGGGTGTCGCACCTGCGTGGCGGCGGGGTGGGAGGCGTGGGCGGCCTGTGCAGAAGGGTGGGTGAAGGGGTGACTCTCTGGGGCGAGTCGGTTCGCCGCGTGGATTCGATGGTGATGAACGTCGGCGAGGGGGAACGCATCCTGAGCGACGGCGAGGGAGCGCGGAGGTCGACAGACTTGCACTGACTCAcgtcttctctccttctctcgtGGGACGTCTTCTTCCTCATTTGGTTCTCGATTTTGGCAGAACCAATGCTGATCTTGGATATTCTCGTCGTTGCCCCGTCAGAGAGGGATTTCTCAGACACTGGCTCGCACTCGTGCTTCTCCACTGTCTCATTATCCTCAAGATGCGTCAGTGTCGGCTCTGCTGCCTTGCTCACATGTGAGAGGATTTCAGGATTGTCTTGAGCATCACTTTCTGCAACAGATCTCCGCACTTCGCATTTTCTTTCCACACTCATCAGCCAATCTGGATCTGTGCCGAGCAGGGTCTTTACAGATTTAGAACCGGTCTTTTCTGTAACTCGTCGCATCTCTGTGACGTGAGAGATGAATTCTTGGACCTCCTGCCTCTGAGATTCCTCCCTTCTCCCTGTTGTGGACTTTACTAGTTCAATTTGTTCTGACTCGCCTGTCAGCGTAATTGGGACATCCCCACTCTCTTCTGGTGGTTCTTCTGCGCTCTGCTGCGTCACTGTcactcctttcttcttctgagATCCCTTCACATTCTTTTGAACCGCTTTCTGTTGCTGGGAAACGTGCTCGTCTTTGCCGTCTGTGGTAATGACTTCTCTCTCGACTTGCTCTTCTTTTACACTTTTGTGAATCTGGGCAGTCGCTTCCTGAGTTTGGGGGGATCTCTCAGGCGTCGCTGTCTTGGTTTCTGTAACTTCTCTCTTTGATTCTGGGGAAGGCTCTTTGCCCTGGACTGCCTGTGCAGCCCCTTTAGACTTTTTGgacctctttttcttctttgttggaGCCGGAGGTTCTGGCTGGCTGTCAGTTATGCTAACAGTAGCAGCAGGCGGAGAGGCCAGAGCAGAAGAGGCAGTAACACTCTTAATCCCCTGCTTTAACTCTGTCTTTACTTCTTTAGATTCACAGATCACTTTCACCTCAGCAGCCTCCTTGACTTCCACCTTGACTTccacactttcactttcactggaCCTCTTTGTCTCTACATGCTTTTCTTGCTTATTGTTCTTTTTCaccttttggttttgtttgcctgtttttccatttgtgttAGCAGCTGCCTTTTCTGTTTGCATTGTCTGATCGGAAACCTTTTCCTGGCTCTTGGGAGGAGAatgatctgttttcttcttgttgccACGCTGGGGTGATCTGGACTCCTTTGCATCCTTCCCTGAGGTGACATTTAATTCGGACTCTTTATGatcttttgtcttcttgttcTCAGATTGGGCTTCGTTTTGATCTTCAGATTTGCTGGAGGCCTTTGTTGCCTGATTTTTAgaatctctctttctgtcaggCGACAGATCTTCTGGTTTTGCTACGACACTGACAGAGGCCTGGACTTCGTTAGCCGTGACTGCCTGAGCCGACTGCGTGGACGAAACAGTAACTGTTTTCTGTGAAGTCGTGTGCATCTGCTGTCTAACAGACGACACAGATGAGGTCTTCTGAACAGAGACAACCTTAGAAGACTGCTGTTGAGCAGAAGTTATAATCATTGAATCTGTGAAATTAGCGCTGACATTGCTCTGGGTGGTGTTTGAGACCACATGTTTGGATAATTCACTTGATCGGGAGTCTGAATGAACGTTCGTTGCCATCATTTCAGCTGTGTTGTTACTTGACTGCTGCTCGTCTTTGTTGGAAAGCATTTCAAGAGCAGCGGTGACTGAGTCATGTATGTGAGTGGGTGTTGGAGTGGTTGGAGGTGTGTATTCCTCCTTCAGCTTCCTGTACCTTCCCTCTGCTTTTATTAATGGTGTGTTAAATTTACTCACCGGGCCTCTCatggcaggtggaggagagggtggaggggtgaATTTCACAGGGATGTAAACTTTCTTTAGTGGTTGCGGTGACGCCGGTGGTGGAGGGATCTCAAGCGAGACAGTTTTTGATGTATGCGATGTTGTTTTCGATGAGCTTTGGCTCACTGATACCACCTTCTGTGATGTAACCTCCacgtgttgctgtgttttgctgaTTTCCACTTTGGCCTCCAGCTTCGGGACCGGATGGAGAGCGGGACCTTTCACTTTCTTAACCGTCATCTTTTTGGCTTTTGCCGGATGAACTGCCTGCGCTGGCATGCTCTCTAATTCCTGTTGAGATGGTGGAGGCGGGAGGAAGTCCTGCTCGCCGGCGAGAggtggcggtggaggaggaaggtgatCGATGTCAGAAtcaagagggagaggaggaggaggaggaggaggaggaaggtcaGTGTCTACTACTGGgagaggtgggggtggaggaggcagaTCAGGCTCTGGCACGTGTGGCTTGAGAGTATAAGCATCTGTTTctactttggttttgtttacttttatcATTCCCTTCGGGCTCGACTTCAGATTACGAAACTGTGTCTTTAGCGTTTTGATGCCGTGGTTTTGGGTGATCGTTTTATGCTCCACCACAGTTGTTGACTGCTGTGCCGACTCCTCCACAGAACTCGTCTTTGTTGTAACTGTTTCGGTTTCTTTAGACGTGGAGTGATTTTCATTTGAGGTTTCACTAGAATTAGCAGTTTTTATCTTCTGTATGTTCCTCTGCGCATCAACATTCAGGTTTCTAACTGGAGGACTCTGCTTGACTCGAACTCTTCGGTAAGCTCCGAGTCTGACTTTGGGAGTTTGACGCTGCGCTGTCTCCATCAAACACTTAATCTTGCCTTTCACATCTCCCTTGATCACTTCTTCTTTCTCCAGCTGGGCTTGCTCCTGTGACTCATATAATGACTTGATTGACATCTTGACATCACCCTTTACCTCGCCCTCAAGGCTTGGGCTCCTCTGCATCCTCGGTGACGGTGGAGGCTCCATTAAGAGCTGAATCGTTCCTCTGACGTCTCCCTGAACATCTGTTTCCTGTTGACACTTTTTCCTCTCGCTGGATGCATCTTGGAGACTCTGCATCGTTATGCGAATATCACCCCTCActatttcttccttttccacTTCCCTCACCGCTTTCTTTGCCAGCTCCAGAGACTTCAGCGTGGCCTTCACATCCCCAGGAACTAAATCCTCGACAGTGGTTTCGGCTCTGGATGTTGCTGACTTCTCAAGAGATCTCAGCGCCCCTTTGATATTTCCTGGTATGATATCTGGCTTCTCCACCTCCTTGTAGCGTTTCTGAGCCCTCTCCAGGCACCGCAGGGCTTTCGGGATGTTGCCTTTcaccacctcctctttctctacGACGACCGTCTGATTCGCTGATTCAGACAGCGAACTCAAAGCAGCTCTTAAATCACCTTTGACTATCTCCTCCTTTTGGAGTCCCTCCAACGAGACGGTCGGCTCCGACATGAAAACTTTCACCGTCTTGTGAACATCCCCAGGTATAACGTCCTCCACTGTACGCTCAACCTGTGTTTGACTGCGAGAAAGGATGAGCTTTGTGCCCTTGATGTCGCCTCCGACAACCGTTTCTTTCGCCACTGTGTCTGCTAGAGTCTCATCAGAATCCAAATGGAGTTGTTTAAGATAGTCGAGGGAGCCAGATTCGATGCATGTGGAGTAGAAGTTGACGTTTCCTTTCTCAGTGGCGTCCACCTTTATCCTCACTGCCTGATCTGACTTGTCTGAGCTGGACAGCTTTTGAAGAGCGCTCCTTATATCCCCTCTTACGATGTCCTCCTTTTCAACGTTCACGTTCTCGTGCTGATTGAGGAGCGAGTATATCGTCATCTGCACGTCACCTTTCTCGTCCTCCTGGATGAGTATTCCATGTTTTCTCGACTGGTCCGCATTGAAAAGGTTGTTTATAGCTTCCCGGATGTCGCCTCGTAATATTTCCTCCCTTTCGAcactgctgtctctctcttggTTGAACAGCTGATGCACTGTTGAAGTGATATTACCCTTCTCCTCTGAATCTATAACTACCTGACGctcctgtctctcctgtctgttCAGTAGGTTCATCATAACAGTCTGCAGATCTCCCCTGATGACTTCCTCTCGCTGAATCTCCGGAGCCTGCTTATTCATTAGCTGGTATTTTGCCATCCTGACATCGCCTATTTCATCAGCCTCAATGAGCACTCCCTTCGacttcaccattttctgactaTAAAGTTCCTCGAGAGTTCCCTTGACGCTCTTTCCCAGGATTTCTGTCTTCTCCGCCTTTGTCTCGTTAAAGTTGTCAAATGGCGTCGTCTCAAAGAGCCACGTTGTCGTCTTTACATCCGCGTTGGAGATCTCGTCCTCCTGAGTGGCGGCGCGATGACCTTCATCCTCGTCTACCTCTTTAAGTTGATCGAGAGGATTTTTCTCAAAGAGCCACACTGAGTGTTTAACGTCTCCCTTCGCAACATCCTCCTTCTTAACTGTTTCAATCAGATTCTCAGAGCTCATGCTTCTTATTTTGTCAATGGACTGGGTTTCAAAGCGCCATTTGGCAGTCCTCACGTCACCTTTCTGTATTTCGCTCACATTGACCGTCCTAACAGAATCCTGCGACAGGGCGTCAGACTCAAAACGGTCTTTGTTCATCCTCACATTGCCACCCTGAATATCATCCACAGTCCTTATCAAAGCCTTCTTTTCCTCAGCGATCCTGTCGAGAGGCTGTGTCTCGAATTTCCACTTGGCTGAGGTGACATCTCCCTTTTGCACATCCTGCTGTGTGACAGATTTAATTATATACACCTCATCCGTGTCCCTTATGGCGTCAAGGGGCTTGGTTTCAAACAACCACCGGGTTCCGATGACATCTCCACGTGATACTTCCTCGCTCGTGACAGTGGTGACCTCGTGGTAAAGACCCTCTTTGTCCTGGATGGCGTAAAGGGGCTGATTTTCGAACATCATGGTGTAATTTCTCACGTCCCCTTTCTCATCTTCATCCCGGACAATGGTTCGCATTTTCATCAGCTCAGAGTCCGTCTCCTGAATTTTATCCATGGAGTAGTTCTCGAAAATGAAACGGCCTTTGTGCACATCTCCTCCTTGCACATCGTTCACGGTGCGGCTGCTCATAGATTCCTCCGCGCTATCGTGGATTGTGTCTATGGACTGGTTTTCAAACATCCATCTGCAGTTCACCACGTTTCCTTTTTGTATATCCTCAGTCTGAACCCTCTTGAGCTTTTGCATCACCTCCTCAGACGTTGAAGTCATGATATCGCATGTCTGGTTCTCAAAAATGTACTTCATCCCTGACACGTCACCAGATGCGATGTCTATCTCGGTGACACGCTTGAAAGAGCCCGTCTCCTCTCCAGTGAGGTTCTCCAGATTCTCTGtctcaaagagaaaacaagccGTTCTCACATCTTTTCCGCTGATGTCCTGTTGATTCACAGTGCACGCTTTCAGATGGGTCCCGGTCTCATCGTGGATGGTGTCAAGTGCCTGCGTCTCAAACAGCCATGTGCAGGTTTTGACGTCTCCTCTTTGCATTTCCTCAGATTCGTTTTCACCCTTTAACTCCGCTCTTTCATACAGGACGTCCATTGGTTTTGTCTCAAAGAGCCACTTGCAGGTTTTCACGTCACCCTTCATGACCTCGATATTTTGATTCGTCTCCACAACTTCTTCGTCTTCCATGTTGCTGAAGTACTTAATGCCATCGAGAGGCTGTGTTTCAAACAGCCACTTTGCAGTTTTAACGTCACCAGACTCTATTTCCTGTTTGGATATGCCTTTGATAATTTGGTATTTATCAATGCTTTCATCAAATTGGTCGATGGGTCGCGTTTCAAACATCCACTTGCATGTTGTAACGTCTCCTTTCACGACCTCCTCTCGGCGCACCGTTTTCACCTCATGGAAGTGCCCAGAGCGGTCTCGCATGGCGTACAGAGGGGTCGACTCaaacaggtttttgtttgaTATCACAGAGCCAGATGTTACTCCCTCGATGGTGATCTTTTGAGATTCATCGATCCTGTTTAATTCTGTGCTCTCAAAGATTTGCTTGTAGTTCGAGACGTCCACTTTATCAATTTCTTCCAGGTCGATCGTCCTGAGGATgtccttcttttcctctctgatctGCTCCAGGGGTTGGCTCTCAAATCGCCATTTCTGATGACGCACATCACCCCTCTCCTCATtaagtgctgctgtttttttcagcttgcCCACCTCTGCGAGCTCTTTCAGCTCCTCCGCTGGATTTGTTTCAAAATAATGTCTGGCTGATCTCACATTACCTGCAATAATTTCCTCCTTTGTCACCGAGAGACTGTTTGACTCATCTTTTAACGTATCCATAGGCTGCGTCTCAAACACCCAGCAGTTCTTGCGAACATCTGCCCGGCAGGTTGTGCCATCCTCCTGCGTGAGGTCGTCGTGAACATTCACAGTGCGGGTAacctctttcttcccctctcttaTGTGCTCAAGAGGCTGACTCTCAAAGCGCCACTTTTGGTGTCTGACATCACCTTTCACCTCGTCGTTCACTGCTGCCTTTTGAAGTTTTCCAACCTCGGGGCCGGTCTTCCTCTCTACACGAGGGCTGCTTTCAAAAAAGTGTCTGGCAGATCTGACATTGCCCCCGATGATTTCTTCAAGAGAGTGGGGTCTCGCATTGGAGTCATCCTTCAGAGAGTCCATTGGCTGGGTTTCAAACACCAAGCAGTGCTTGCGCACATCAGCCCCGATGATCTCTTGATTCTCCAGTTTGGAGCTTTCCCACTCGTTCAGAGAGTTTATGGTCTTTATCTCAAACAGCCACCTGCCCCAGTCGCCTTTACTGCTGTCCTCCATTGAAAGGCTGCACACAAGTCTCAGAGGTGTAGGCTCCCTGTTTGTCATGTCCAAGGGTTGGGTATCGAAAAGCCAACGTGAAGCGATGGAGCTCTCCAATTCAGTTTCAATCTTACGCACAGACTTAATCTCCAGCATTTGGCTCGACTGTCCCATAATGATGCATTTAAACTGAGTGTCAAAAGTGGTTGTAACAGTTTTCACCTCGCCATTAATCTCCTCTAGCACTGACCTCAAACTCAGCAAGTGGCTCTCATCAATGGTCTCAGTGTGCCCGAGGCTTTCCATATACTTGTTGTCAATCATGTAAATGGTGGCAtttccatcctcctctgtgAACACAATCTCTTTTGTTAAGTCCTCCTCTTTGTGCATTTTATTCAGAGTGTCCATCGACTGGGTTTCAAACAACCACGCTGCAGCGCGGACGTCTCCTTTATCAaatttgttgaatttgtttttgtattccgTCGAGCTGATGTTGTGTGAGCTCAGCTCATCCATCGGCTTGGTCTCAAACATCCAAGCTGTGCGTCTCACATCTTTCCCGAGAATGATTTCCTGTTCcgttattttgtttgtttcgtcTTCCTCATCAGGAACCTCATCTTTAATGGAGTCCAGTGCCTTATTTTCAAACATCCAACGCTTCGACTGCACGTCCCCGGGGAGAATCTCTTCCCATTCCCCGTACTCCTCATCATTGATATTAATGGGGCtaccatcatcatcctcatacATATACTCTTGGCTCTGGTACTGGTTGTTCTCAGTTTCGGTGTAATCACTGTAGAACTCCTTCTCGATATTCTTACGAACCTCGGGATGAATGTGCTTGTAGAGACGCTTCAGCTCATTCATGCTCTTCTGCTTGAAGTAAGTGTCCCTGTTGACTGGGTATTTGGAAGGGTTCACTGGCTCTGGAGGCTCAGGTGAGTAGTTGCATGCTGGGATATTTTGACTGTCTGATGACATTTGTAGTAAATCTGGAGGTGGGGGTGGAAGGTAGTCAGAATCATCAGCCGGTGGGGGTGGAAAGTCCTCATAATCCATCAGTGCAGCCAGCGTGTCTTCTGTTGCCTCGGTAGTGTTCACTTCATAGGCCTCATTAgccactgtgttgttttgtgtcacttttgaGGACCACTTAGCTCGATTGATGTCACGTTCAATCTTTTTGAAGAACAAAAACGACATTTGTGggtaaataaatcaatcaatcacattACTCCATTATTATATGCGCATTACACTTCTTTTTACTTGTCATAACACAACGTTAACCTTACAAAGCAGTCAGATGGTTTATGCTACTGTATGGATAAGTGGCTTTCTTATTATGTTCTTTGCAGCcacaaatcaataaatcattaggATGAGTTAAAGTCATAATCCTTAAGATTTTCATGGAGTCAGACGCTTTCGTTGATGGTGTTCATGGCTTGCATTATCTAAGCAGTGCAAATCCCATGTATTGACATTCTGCTATTATATCTCTATAAAGAAATGTCACTGTTTGTGGTGTGGTGAAGCAATTCCAACACTTTGATTCAAAGTGCCTTCTCCCACTGTTTACTGTtctctcttctgctgctgcatcagagctgtGTTAatttactgctaatgcaaaTTACAGTTAACACTGGAAATACATGATGACATATGGGGGATGGCTTTCACCATGAAGGAGCCATAAGAAATGCAGTTTATTCCTCATGGAGCTCAGCACTGACAATACAACAgtaattttctgtgtttttggatCAGATCCCAGTTCCAATTGTTTTTGACGGGTTTCTTTGTTAAAATGACGTGAGCTTGGCAGCACTGTAACGAAATATACCCAGCCCAGTCGCTTTAATCTGTGTACAAATTGCACAACTACGGGGTAGACCGATTATCAAGCCCTGGCTGATTATTGgggccaatattcagcattttccgaTTGTCTGGTATCTGTGATTTTCAGATTGCCAATAGAATAAACTAATTTAGAAATATGCTACTTTGGGTCTGATGCAACATCCTTTCACACAATGTCCagcccacaacactatctgattggtaacaccTGACAACTAATAGCCTTTTAACAGTGAATGATCTGAATCAGTAAcgtaactagtaactaaatgtatcatgaagaaatgtgtcagagtggaagtataaagtagcagaaaaatggaaatacttagGATACAATACTTGAGTATATTATCTTAGGTTAATTCCAAACTTGGTTTTTCAAAATTTTGACACAGTTGGCAACTGTAACATCTTTATCCGGTGAATACTACTTACACTAATATTGTTTCTAAGTCTACTTAGAAATCGCTTCTACAGCCCTGAAAGTGCCTCCTTGGTCCATTTTAAGATGGTACTGTATTGCTTTTGCTAGTTCAACTAAGCACCCACAGTATCATTTACAGCCATTTCACCTCCCCAGTGACCTCCCCAGGAAACTTGTGGATCAATTAAAGGGAAGGATTGGATTAATCACCTGCATGCAAGTTGGCCGTATTTGTACAAAATGGGTTGAAAAACCCACCTGTCCATCAATTGTAGAAGAAGGCACTCAAGGAGTATTTGCTGTAGTATTTAACCACACTCACAA is part of the Acanthopagrus latus isolate v.2019 chromosome 9, fAcaLat1.1, whole genome shotgun sequence genome and encodes:
- the xirp2b gene encoding xin actin-binding repeat-containing protein 2 isoform X1, with amino-acid sequence MYQAAVSKRVEHNIPSGVMEESEVCSLPGGLASVRRQFETQEAATSHNVTQFHVHHRTVQEMSNSEVTVSSSSRQVLPGSQQLHFNQEATMSYNNSNLESSFENHQNETEEEEFPRYTTKELRDRFERTIEEAAPQKPVRIERDINRAKWSSKVTQNNTVANEAYEVNTTEATEDTLAALMDYEDFPPPPADDSDYLPPPPPDLLQMSSDSQNIPACNYSPEPPEPVNPSKYPVNRDTYFKQKSMNELKRLYKHIHPEVRKNIEKEFYSDYTETENNQYQSQEYMYEDDDGSPININDEEYGEWEEILPGDVQSKRWMFENKALDSIKDEVPDEEDETNKITEQEIILGKDVRRTAWMFETKPMDELSSHNISSTEYKNKFNKFDKGDVRAAAWLFETQSMDTLNKMHKEEDLTKEIVFTEEDGNATIYMIDNKYMESLGHTETIDESHLLSLRSVLEEINGEVKTVTTTFDTQFKCIIMGQSSQMLEIKSVRKIETELESSIASRWLFDTQPLDMTNREPTPLRLVCSLSMEDSSKGDWGRWLFEIKTINSLNEWESSKLENQEIIGADVRKHCLVFETQPMDSLKDDSNARPHSLEEIIGGNVRSARHFFESSPRVERKTGPEVGKLQKAAVNDEVKGDVRHQKWRFESQPLEHIREGKKEVTRTVNVHDDLTQEDGTTCRADVRKNCWVFETQPMDTLKDESNSLSVTKEEIIAGNVRSARHYFETNPAEELKELAEVGKLKKTAALNEERGDVRHQKWRFESQPLEQIREEKKDILRTIDLEEIDKVDVSNYKQIFESTELNRIDESQKITIEGVTSGSVISNKNLFESTPLYAMRDRSGHFHEVKTVRREEVVKGDVTTCKWMFETRPIDQFDESIDKYQIIKGISKQEIESGDVKTAKWLFETQPLDGIKYFSNMEDEEVVETNQNIEVMKGDVKTCKWLFETKPMDVLYERAELKGENESEEMQRGDVKTCTWLFETQALDTIHDETGTHLKACTVNQQDISGKDVRTACFLFETENLENLTGEETGSFKRVTEIDIASGDVSGMKYIFENQTCDIMTSTSEEVMQKLKRVQTEDIQKGNVVNCRWMFENQSIDTIHDSAEESMSSRTVNDVQGGDVHKGRFIFENYSMDKIQETDSELMKMRTIVRDEDEKGDVRNYTMMFENQPLYAIQDKEGLYHEVTTVTSEEVSRGDVIGTRWLFETKPLDAIRDTDEVYIIKSVTQQDVQKGDVTSAKWKFETQPLDRIAEEKKALIRTVDDIQGGNVRMNKDRFESDALSQDSVRTVNVSEIQKGDVRTAKWRFETQSIDKIRSMSSENLIETVKKEDVAKGDVKHSVWLFEKNPLDQLKEVDEDEGHRAATQEDEISNADVKTTTWLFETTPFDNFNETKAEKTEILGKSVKGTLEELYSQKMVKSKGVLIEADEIGDVRMAKYQLMNKQAPEIQREEVIRGDLQTVMMNLLNRQERQERQVVIDSEEKGNITSTVHQLFNQERDSSVEREEILRGDIREAINNLFNADQSRKHGILIQEDEKGDVQMTIYSLLNQHENVNVEKEDIVRGDIRSALQKLSSSDKSDQAVRIKVDATEKGNVNFYSTCIESGSLDYLKQLHLDSDETLADTVAKETVVGGDIKGTKLILSRSQTQVERTVEDVIPGDVHKTVKVFMSEPTVSLEGLQKEEIVKGDLRAALSSLSESANQTVVVEKEEVVKGNIPKALRCLERAQKRYKEVEKPDIIPGNIKGALRSLEKSATSRAETTVEDLVPGDVKATLKSLELAKKAVREVEKEEIVRGDIRITMQSLQDASSERKKCQQETDVQGDVRGTIQLLMEPPPSPRMQRSPSLEGEVKGDVKMSIKSLYESQEQAQLEKEEVIKGDVKGKIKCLMETAQRQTPKVRLGAYRRVRVKQSPPVRNLNVDAQRNIQKIKTANSSETSNENHSTSKETETVTTKTSSVEESAQQSTTVVEHKTITQNHGIKTLKTQFRNLKSSPKGMIKVNKTKVETDAYTLKPHVPEPDLPPPPPPLPVVDTDLPPPPPPPPLPLDSDIDHLPPPPPPLAGEQDFLPPPPSQQELESMPAQAVHPAKAKKMTVKKVKGPALHPVPKLEAKVEISKTQQHVEVTSQKVVSVSQSSSKTTSHTSKTVSLEIPPPPASPQPLKKVYIPVKFTPPPSPPPAMRGPVSKFNTPLIKAEGRYRKLKEEYTPPTTPTPTHIHDSVTAALEMLSNKDEQQSSNNTAEMMATNVHSDSRSSELSKHVVSNTTQSNVSANFTDSMIITSAQQQSSKVVSVQKTSSVSSVRQQMHTTSQKTVTVSSTQSAQAVTANEVQASVSVVAKPEDLSPDRKRDSKNQATKASSKSEDQNEAQSENKKTKDHKESELNVTSGKDAKESRSPQRGNKKKTDHSPPKSQEKVSDQTMQTEKAAANTNGKTGKQNQKVKKNNKQEKHVETKRSSESESVEVKVEVKEAAEVKVICESKEVKTELKQGIKSVTASSALASPPAATVSITDSQPEPPAPTKKKKRSKKSKGAAQAVQGKEPSPESKREVTETKTATPERSPQTQEATAQIHKSVKEEQVEREVITTDGKDEHVSQQQKAVQKNVKGSQKKKGVTVTQQSAEEPPEESGDVPITLTGESEQIELVKSTTGRREESQRQEVQEFISHVTEMRRVTEKTGSKSVKTLLGTDPDWLMSVERKCEVRRSVAESDAQDNPEILSHVSKAAEPTLTHLEDNETVEKHECEPVSEKSLSDGATTRISKISIGSAKIENQMRKKTSHERRREDVSQCKSVDLRAPSPSLRMRSPSPTFITIESTRRTDSPQRVTPSPTLLHRPPTPPTPPPRRCDTPTSRLTRITPSPTFDRAENLARLKDTTAKLSRGVTPPPLLPQQISEKKSEIVESPASFHRQIKIESQLAEASGTSTETRKILSREEYVEDQARTSEIQSEPETCMPWSLNDPDLVEAADISEPSSVSVREKREFFEEAHKAEINKTYVRKEPIAIPERLGPDMEECEQEYKNKEKDVLPKADLSGLVNKFESPEEKLYLRKELIALSEWLHDDTESADCDKEKADILEQEMPTFDIQAIKNVFEVGEQSSPFSEEKKDQEELVSSLTETRADTSKRESPQETRRGSRRSTPLPLQKYEAETVPAEPPAFSETQSSTEHFSNVDEFGNKVTGTRTVVTEHSESASAHPAPFSYADAVKRKAALAARRTETYDADATDKLLSNFHKTWSESETVFKSLGYTVSEETTSQVVSHQTEIVSGSCSEVGAVHGVSEESLSDGCSDSGQKKVP